CGGCCATCAACGCGCTGTGGGACGGAGAGCCCCGCATCGGCGATGAGATTCGGGTGGTGGGCGCGGGGGTGGTCGGCTGTCTGACGGCGTATTTGGCGGCCTCCTTGGCGGGCGCCCGCGTACAACTTATCGATCGTCAACCCCAGCGGCGGGCGGTGGCGGAGGCCTTGGGGTTGTCATTTGCCGAGCCGGGACAAGCCGACGGCGACGCCGACCTGGTGTTCCATGCCAGCGGTCAGCCGGACGGACTGCGTTTGGCGCTGGGTCTGTGCGGCTTCGAAGGTCGGGTGGTGGAGCTCAGTTGGTACGGCAATCGGGCCGTGGAGCTGCCGTTGGGACAGGAATTCCACGCCAAGCGCTTGCAATTGCTCTCATCCCAGGTGGGGCATGTATCAGCCAGCCGGCGGGCCCGTTGGTCCCGGGCGCGCCGGCTGCGCTTGGCCCTGGCCCTGTTGGCCGATCCGCGCCTGGATGTGTTGCTTGAACCGGCCATGCCGTTTGCTCGGGCGCCGGAGGCGATGGCCCGCGCTTGTGGTGAGCAGCCCGCGCTCTGCCAAGTGCTGGATTACGCCGAATCGTTCCATTCCCTAGAACCGGATTGAATTGCCATGTTTAGCTTGACCGTGAGCCAACATTTCATGATCGCCCACAGTTTCCGCGGTGCGGTGTTCGGTCCCGCTCAGGCATTGCACGGGGCCACTTACGCGGTCGAAGCGAGCTTCCTGACCGATCGATTGGATGAGGATGGTTTGATCGTTGACATCGGTCAGGCCGGCGAGTTGCTCAGCCGTGTGCTTTCCCCGCTCAACTATCGAAACCTGGACGAGATGCCCCGCTTTGCCGGCCAAAACACCACCACCGAGTATTTGGCCTTGG
The Pseudomonadota bacterium genome window above contains:
- a CDS encoding zinc-binding alcohol dehydrogenase, whose amino-acid sequence is MSALLESATALWVTGPAEVALRTEPARIGEPGGVRVRTRYSGISRGTERLVFHGRIPQSEYARMRCPFQTGDFPSPVKYGYSAVGRVLDPEVPHDWVFCLHPHQDWFEVPAEAVHPLPAQVPPQRAVLAANMETAINALWDGEPRIGDEIRVVGAGVVGCLTAYLAASLAGARVQLIDRQPQRRAVAEALGLSFAEPGQADGDADLVFHASGQPDGLRLALGLCGFEGRVVELSWYGNRAVELPLGQEFHAKRLQLLSSQVGHVSASRRARWSRARRLRLALALLADPRLDVLLEPAMPFARAPEAMARACGEQPALCQVLDYAESFHSLEPD
- a CDS encoding 6-carboxytetrahydropterin synthase, translated to MFSLTVSQHFMIAHSFRGAVFGPAQALHGATYAVEASFLTDRLDEDGLIVDIGQAGELLSRVLSPLNYRNLDEMPRFAGQNTTTEYLALAVFEDLKAEILTGALGKEALNRLHGLRVTLRESPTAWATYEGSLVLDR